From Nicotiana tabacum cultivar K326 chromosome 22, ASM71507v2, whole genome shotgun sequence, one genomic window encodes:
- the LOC107768790 gene encoding uncharacterized protein LOC107768790 isoform X1, which yields MPTIAKHDGRQLQTALRTTSQPAIQMQSWWQGYGDNTMPLASENTIAQGNAEGGNEEKETNAQATESGSKGNNMQYKQHLKHITSTTAAIMGEHQKELTGHSAMLTSYPYPDLQYGGMMTYGAPVHPHLFEIHHARMPLPLDMEEEPVYVNAKQYHGILRRRQIRAKAELEKKAIKARKPYLHESRHQHAMRRARGTGGRFLNTKKLNDMDCTTEEPKKYGATIPTHSGNSSGSGSSDQREKEGYTVQDMHKGRSRSFSTSNGHGSSMYFSENTGNEQRNGYYGRGSWSLLVSQASRGAAPNN from the exons ATGCCTACTATTGCTAAACATGATGGCCGGCAGCTGCAGACTGCGCTGCGTACTACCTCACAACCAGCTATCCAAATGCAATCATGGTGGCAGGGTTATGGTGATAATACTATGCCTTTGGCAAGTGAAAATACTATTGCCCAGGGGAATGCTGAAGGTGGcaatgaagaaaaagaaacaaatgcTCAAGCCACAGAATCTG GATCAAAAGGAAATAACATGCAATACAAGCAGCACCTCAAGCATATTACATCCACAACTGCTGCCATCATGGGTGAGCATCAGAAGGAACTCACAGGTCATTCAGCT ATGTTGACATCATATCCATATCCAGATCTGCAGTATGGAGGAATGATGACTTATGGAGCGCCT GTACATCCTCACTTATTTGAAATTCATCATGCCCgaatgcctttgcctcttgacATGGAAGAGGAACCTGTCTATGTGAATGCAAAACAGTACCATGGAATTTTAAGGCGAAGACAGATAAGAGCTAAAGCAGAGCTGGAAAAGAAAGCTATTAAAGCGAGAAAG CCATATTTGCATGAATCTCGGCATCAACACGCTATGAGACGGGCAAGGGGAACTGGAGGCCGTTTTCTGAATACTAAAAAGCTCAATGACATGGACTGTACAACAGAGGAGCCTAAAAAATATGGGGCTACTATTCCAACTCACTCTGGCAACTCGTCAGGTTCTGGGAGTTCTGATCAACGGGAAAAGGAAGGATATACAGTTCAAGACATGCACAAAGGACGCAGCCGGAGTTTCTCAACTAGCAATGGCCATGGTTCATCTATGTATTTTTCCGAGAACACTGGAAATGAGCAAAGGAATGGCTATTACGGCCGTGGAAGTTGGAGCCTGCTTGTCAGCCAGGCTTCTCGTGGGGCAGCACCCAACAATTAA
- the LOC107768790 gene encoding nuclear transcription factor Y subunit A-9 isoform X2, protein MQSWWQGYGDNTMPLASENTIAQGNAEGGNEEKETNAQATESGSKGNNMQYKQHLKHITSTTAAIMGEHQKELTGHSAMLTSYPYPDLQYGGMMTYGAPVHPHLFEIHHARMPLPLDMEEEPVYVNAKQYHGILRRRQIRAKAELEKKAIKARKPYLHESRHQHAMRRARGTGGRFLNTKKLNDMDCTTEEPKKYGATIPTHSGNSSGSGSSDQREKEGYTVQDMHKGRSRSFSTSNGHGSSMYFSENTGNEQRNGYYGRGSWSLLVSQASRGAAPNN, encoded by the exons ATGCAATCATGGTGGCAGGGTTATGGTGATAATACTATGCCTTTGGCAAGTGAAAATACTATTGCCCAGGGGAATGCTGAAGGTGGcaatgaagaaaaagaaacaaatgcTCAAGCCACAGAATCTG GATCAAAAGGAAATAACATGCAATACAAGCAGCACCTCAAGCATATTACATCCACAACTGCTGCCATCATGGGTGAGCATCAGAAGGAACTCACAGGTCATTCAGCT ATGTTGACATCATATCCATATCCAGATCTGCAGTATGGAGGAATGATGACTTATGGAGCGCCT GTACATCCTCACTTATTTGAAATTCATCATGCCCgaatgcctttgcctcttgacATGGAAGAGGAACCTGTCTATGTGAATGCAAAACAGTACCATGGAATTTTAAGGCGAAGACAGATAAGAGCTAAAGCAGAGCTGGAAAAGAAAGCTATTAAAGCGAGAAAG CCATATTTGCATGAATCTCGGCATCAACACGCTATGAGACGGGCAAGGGGAACTGGAGGCCGTTTTCTGAATACTAAAAAGCTCAATGACATGGACTGTACAACAGAGGAGCCTAAAAAATATGGGGCTACTATTCCAACTCACTCTGGCAACTCGTCAGGTTCTGGGAGTTCTGATCAACGGGAAAAGGAAGGATATACAGTTCAAGACATGCACAAAGGACGCAGCCGGAGTTTCTCAACTAGCAATGGCCATGGTTCATCTATGTATTTTTCCGAGAACACTGGAAATGAGCAAAGGAATGGCTATTACGGCCGTGGAAGTTGGAGCCTGCTTGTCAGCCAGGCTTCTCGTGGGGCAGCACCCAACAATTAA